A genomic region of Deinococcus humi contains the following coding sequences:
- a CDS encoding DoxX family protein codes for MATSVSPIQNLARMLLGAAMAFAGIGHLTFLRQDFQAQVPDSLPLNQDFVVLASGVVEVGMGAALLALPQHRVTLGWLMAAFFVVVFPGNISQYLTHADAFGLDTDRKRLIRLFFQPLLVAWALWSTGAWAAWKKSL; via the coding sequence ATGGCTACCTCCGTTTCTCCCATCCAGAATCTGGCCCGGATGCTGCTGGGCGCAGCTATGGCTTTTGCGGGCATCGGCCACCTGACCTTCCTGCGGCAGGATTTCCAGGCCCAGGTGCCCGACAGCCTGCCGCTGAATCAGGATTTCGTGGTGCTGGCCTCCGGCGTAGTGGAGGTCGGCATGGGCGCGGCCCTTCTGGCGCTGCCTCAACATCGCGTGACACTGGGCTGGCTGATGGCTGCGTTCTTCGTGGTGGTGTTTCCCGGCAACATCTCGCAGTACCTGACACATGCCGACGCCTTCGGGCTGGACACGGACCGCAAGCGGTTGATCCGCCTGTTCTTCCAGCCGTTGCTGGTGGCGTGGGCGCTGTGGAGCACCGGAGCGTGGGCGGCGTGGAAAAAGAGCCTGTGA
- a CDS encoding CinA family nicotinamide mononucleotide deamidase-related protein yields the protein MLLAEIISVGTELLFGEIVDSNAAFLARELGARGVILHRKTVLGDNLGRVSEAVKVALSRADLVILGGGLGPTDDDLTRESIADALGETPAEDPALLAWLEGLYAARGREMPQINRKQTWLIPSAEALPNPVGTAPGWFVRTGGKFVVALPGPPREMQRMWREQVLPRLPLPDHALVSTTIHTQGIGESNVAELLAGLTQKANPSVGTYARKTGVDVRVAASAGTEAEARALLAPVLETVRAALSRWTWGEDAQTLAGALGTALSGRSLGVIEAGSAGGLCSLLADEPGFLDAAVTQDHARLITLGLTPVTLRDAGLVSEAAALELAAGAREHLGADVGLAVVVGVTGEHAGQAYAAIENEKGRKAVGINWPGDAAQVRERAAVTALALAYRALRAGGELS from the coding sequence ATGTTGCTAGCAGAAATCATCAGCGTGGGAACGGAGCTGCTGTTCGGCGAGATCGTCGACAGCAACGCTGCCTTCCTGGCGCGCGAACTAGGCGCCCGGGGCGTGATCCTACACCGCAAGACGGTGTTGGGCGACAACTTGGGGCGCGTCAGTGAGGCCGTCAAGGTGGCCCTGTCGCGCGCCGATCTGGTGATTCTGGGCGGCGGGCTGGGACCCACCGACGATGACCTGACCCGCGAATCGATTGCCGACGCGCTGGGTGAGACGCCCGCTGAGGATCCGGCGCTGCTGGCGTGGCTCGAAGGGCTGTACGCCGCCCGTGGGCGCGAGATGCCGCAGATCAACCGCAAACAGACGTGGCTGATTCCCAGCGCCGAGGCTCTGCCCAATCCGGTGGGTACCGCGCCGGGCTGGTTCGTGCGGACGGGCGGCAAGTTTGTCGTGGCGCTGCCGGGCCCACCCCGCGAGATGCAGCGCATGTGGCGCGAGCAGGTGCTGCCGCGACTGCCACTGCCGGATCACGCGCTGGTCTCTACCACCATCCACACCCAGGGCATCGGCGAGAGCAATGTGGCCGAGCTGCTGGCCGGGCTGACCCAGAAGGCCAATCCAAGTGTCGGCACCTACGCCCGCAAGACCGGGGTGGACGTGCGCGTGGCCGCCAGCGCCGGGACTGAAGCGGAGGCACGCGCGCTGCTGGCCCCAGTGTTGGAAACGGTGCGCGCCGCCCTCTCGCGCTGGACCTGGGGTGAGGACGCGCAGACGCTGGCCGGAGCGCTGGGCACGGCGCTCTCGGGCCGCAGCCTGGGCGTGATCGAAGCCGGCAGCGCGGGTGGACTGTGCAGCTTGCTGGCCGACGAGCCGGGCTTTCTGGACGCTGCCGTGACCCAGGACCACGCCCGCCTGATCACCCTGGGCCTGACCCCCGTGACCCTGCGCGACGCCGGGCTGGTCAGCGAGGCGGCCGCGCTGGAACTGGCCGCCGGGGCCCGCGAACACCTAGGCGCGGACGTGGGACTGGCGGTGGTGGTGGGTGTGACGGGCGAGCACGCAGGACAGGCGTACGCCGCCATCGAGAACGAGAAAGGGCGCAAGGCTGTGGGCATCAACTGGCCTGGCGACGCCGCGCAGGTCCGGGAGCGGGCCGCCGTGACCGCTCTGGCGCTGGCGTACCGGGCGTTGCGGGCGGGGGGTGAACTGTCATGA
- the thpR gene encoding RNA 2',3'-cyclic phosphodiesterase — protein sequence MKVRKSQSKPKPQKTGGSDLDAALKIRLEGELPTPPVQTVKPTVQPRQSKDAKPAAPHRAQPQKASADFKNRQDNRSTQGRRGTPTSEEHTPTTGRFFYALKVPASITGPLAEAQRKLKSNWRTTTREQMHVTLCYLPSVPLARVAELKALGARLTEDLGPMDVKLRGTGYFPNEGSPRVWFVKVEAEGLDELAAALRAGVQGLGLETEDTSFKAHITLARRKGPAPRVPPLTFDLGWTAGGATLQRSHLQKTGPVYEQVSTFRFQAGNQPAAPPGTGPETSPHGADNHTDHSPSSIESPETQEPI from the coding sequence ATGAAGGTCCGGAAATCGCAGTCCAAACCGAAGCCCCAGAAGACGGGAGGGTCCGATCTGGACGCCGCGCTGAAGATCAGGTTGGAGGGCGAATTGCCTACCCCTCCCGTTCAGACAGTCAAACCTACGGTTCAGCCCCGTCAGAGCAAGGACGCGAAGCCCGCCGCGCCCCACAGGGCCCAGCCGCAGAAAGCCTCGGCGGACTTCAAGAACCGCCAGGACAACCGTTCCACGCAAGGTCGCCGGGGGACACCCACCTCTGAAGAGCACACCCCCACCACCGGACGTTTCTTCTACGCCCTGAAAGTGCCTGCCAGCATCACCGGGCCGCTCGCCGAGGCGCAGCGCAAACTCAAGAGCAACTGGCGCACCACCACGCGCGAGCAGATGCATGTCACGCTGTGTTACCTGCCGTCCGTGCCGCTGGCCCGCGTGGCCGAACTCAAGGCGCTGGGCGCCCGCCTGACGGAAGATCTGGGACCGATGGACGTCAAGTTGCGCGGGACTGGCTACTTTCCCAACGAGGGCAGTCCACGGGTGTGGTTCGTCAAGGTGGAGGCCGAGGGGCTGGACGAACTGGCGGCCGCGCTGCGCGCTGGAGTCCAGGGGCTGGGCTTGGAGACCGAGGACACGAGCTTTAAGGCCCACATCACCCTGGCCCGGCGGAAAGGCCCCGCGCCGCGCGTGCCGCCGCTGACATTCGATCTGGGCTGGACGGCGGGCGGGGCAACCCTGCAGCGCTCGCACCTCCAGAAGACGGGACCGGTGTACGAGCAGGTCAGCACCTTTCGTTTTCAAGCTGGGAACCAGCCCGCCGCACCACCGGGTACAGGACCTGAAACTTCTCCTCACGGAGCCGACAACCACACAGATCATTCGCCCTCTTCCATAGAGTCGCCAGAGACACAGGAGCCCATATGA
- the recA gene encoding recombinase RecA, whose protein sequence is MSKDNPKEITAAPTDNKERLKAIETAMSQIEKAFGKGSIMKLGAESKLDVQVVSTGSLSLDLALGVGGIPRGRVTEIYGPESGGKTTLALSIVAQAQKAGGTCAFIDAEHALDPVYARALGVSTDELLVSQPDNGEQALEIMELLVRSGAIDVVVVDSVAALTPRAEIEGEMGDSLPGLQARLMSQALRKLTAILSKTGTAAIFINQVREKIGVMYGNPETTTGGRALKFYSSVRLDVRKIGQPIKVGNDAVANTVKVKTVKNKVAAPFKEVELALVYGKGFDQLSDLVGLAADMDIIKKAGSFYSYGDERIGQGKEKAIAYIAERPAMEQEIRDRVMASIKSGGASEKMAPPVEDRITALAE, encoded by the coding sequence ATGAGCAAGGACAACCCCAAAGAAATCACCGCCGCCCCTACCGACAACAAGGAGCGCCTGAAAGCTATCGAAACGGCCATGAGCCAGATCGAGAAGGCCTTCGGCAAGGGCAGCATCATGAAGCTGGGTGCCGAGAGCAAGCTCGACGTTCAGGTGGTGTCCACCGGCAGCCTGTCGCTGGACCTCGCGCTGGGCGTGGGGGGGATTCCACGCGGGCGCGTAACCGAGATCTACGGCCCGGAATCCGGCGGGAAGACCACGCTGGCTCTGAGCATCGTCGCGCAGGCGCAGAAGGCGGGCGGGACGTGCGCGTTCATTGACGCTGAACACGCCCTGGACCCGGTGTACGCCCGCGCCCTGGGCGTCAGCACCGATGAATTGCTGGTGTCGCAGCCCGACAACGGCGAACAGGCGCTGGAAATCATGGAACTGCTGGTCCGCAGCGGCGCCATTGACGTGGTGGTGGTGGACAGCGTGGCTGCCCTGACCCCCCGCGCCGAGATTGAGGGCGAGATGGGCGACAGCCTGCCTGGCCTGCAGGCCAGATTGATGAGCCAGGCGCTGCGCAAGCTGACCGCCATCCTGTCCAAGACCGGTACCGCTGCCATCTTCATCAACCAGGTGCGCGAGAAGATCGGCGTGATGTACGGCAATCCCGAGACCACCACCGGGGGCCGCGCGCTCAAGTTCTATTCCAGCGTGCGTCTGGACGTCCGCAAGATCGGTCAGCCCATCAAGGTGGGCAACGACGCCGTGGCAAACACGGTCAAGGTCAAAACCGTCAAGAACAAGGTGGCCGCGCCCTTCAAGGAAGTGGAGCTGGCACTGGTCTACGGCAAGGGCTTCGATCAGCTGTCCGATCTGGTGGGCCTGGCCGCCGACATGGACATCATCAAGAAGGCCGGCAGCTTCTACAGCTACGGTGACGAGCGCATCGGCCAGGGCAAGGAAAAGGCGATTGCCTACATCGCCGAGCGCCCCGCCATGGAGCAGGAGATCCGTGACCGCGTGATGGCGAGCATCAAGAGCGGCGGCGCCTCCGAGAAGATGGCGCCCCCCGTTGAGGACAGAATTACCGCACTGGCAGAATAA
- the era gene encoding GTPase Era, translating to MDGDQTRSGFVAIVGKPNVGKSTLLNAFLNTKVAPTSPRPQTTRRGVRGIFTTDTHQIVFVDTPGLHKAKDALGKYMNHEVHSALSDVDAILWVVDLRHPPGEEDGLVARQVRDLPKPLFLIGNKLDVSKYPEEAMKLYRALLEGRTAQTQESMLSAQNQPEAVATLREQILDALPENPFFYPRGAASDQTREMWAAEIIREEAMKKLRDELPYAVATRVNRWTEREDGLQRIEGEIVVEKNAHKGMVIGAGGKQLREIGQAARKQLEIFLNRKVFLGLEVIVINGWREDPEALRELGYE from the coding sequence ATGGACGGTGACCAGACCCGCTCCGGCTTCGTGGCGATTGTCGGCAAGCCCAACGTGGGCAAGAGCACGCTGCTCAACGCCTTTCTGAACACCAAGGTCGCCCCCACCAGCCCACGCCCGCAGACCACCCGGCGCGGCGTGCGCGGCATCTTCACCACCGACACGCACCAGATCGTCTTCGTGGACACGCCCGGCCTCCACAAGGCCAAGGACGCGCTGGGCAAATACATGAACCACGAGGTCCACAGCGCCCTGAGTGATGTGGACGCGATTCTGTGGGTGGTGGACCTCCGTCACCCGCCCGGCGAGGAGGACGGGCTGGTGGCCCGGCAGGTGCGCGATCTGCCCAAGCCGCTGTTCCTGATCGGCAACAAGCTGGACGTGTCCAAGTACCCGGAAGAGGCCATGAAGCTGTACCGCGCCCTGCTGGAGGGCCGCACGGCCCAGACTCAGGAATCCATGCTTAGCGCCCAGAACCAGCCCGAGGCTGTGGCGACCCTGCGCGAGCAGATTTTGGACGCGCTGCCCGAAAACCCCTTCTTCTACCCACGCGGCGCCGCCAGCGACCAGACCCGCGAGATGTGGGCTGCCGAGATCATCCGCGAGGAAGCCATGAAGAAGCTGCGCGACGAACTGCCCTATGCGGTGGCCACGCGCGTCAACCGCTGGACCGAGCGCGAGGATGGCCTGCAACGCATCGAGGGCGAGATCGTCGTGGAGAAGAATGCCCATAAAGGCATGGTGATAGGTGCCGGCGGCAAGCAGCTGCGCGAGATCGGCCAGGCGGCCCGCAAGCAGCTGGAAATTTTCCTCAACCGCAAAGTCTTCCTGGGCCTGGAGGTCATCGTGATCAACGGCTGGCGTGAGGACCCCGAAGCACTCCGGGAGCTTGGGTACGAATAA
- a CDS encoding SDR family NAD(P)-dependent oxidoreductase, whose product MTAQRTSTALVTGASSGIGKGIARQLAAYGANLILVARSEGKLRALADELSRQHGVRADVIAADLSHPEAGQRLEDEVGARGLQVDLLVNNAGFGGFSEFFQQDPNEINEMIAVNVTILTDLTRRFLPPMLERGRGRVLNVASTAGFIPGPLMAVYYATKAYVLSFSEAVNEELRGTGLSVTALCPGPVDTGFQDVATLNESRLMSGLTRLAVLDVETVARIGVDAMLRGQGVAVAGVANRMQVSAFRMLPRAVAARIIAGVQARREA is encoded by the coding sequence ATGACGGCTCAACGGACTTCCACCGCTCTGGTCACTGGAGCCAGCAGCGGCATCGGCAAGGGCATTGCCCGGCAACTCGCGGCATACGGCGCCAACTTGATTCTGGTGGCCCGCAGTGAGGGCAAGTTGCGTGCACTGGCCGACGAACTCTCGCGTCAGCATGGAGTCCGTGCTGACGTCATCGCCGCCGATCTGTCCCACCCCGAGGCTGGTCAGCGGCTGGAAGACGAGGTCGGGGCGCGCGGCCTTCAGGTGGACCTGCTGGTCAACAACGCTGGCTTTGGAGGCTTCAGCGAGTTTTTCCAACAGGACCCCAACGAGATCAACGAGATGATCGCCGTGAACGTCACTATCCTGACCGATCTGACGCGCCGTTTTCTGCCGCCCATGCTGGAGCGCGGGCGGGGCCGGGTGCTGAACGTCGCCAGCACCGCAGGCTTTATTCCTGGCCCGCTGATGGCGGTGTACTACGCAACCAAGGCCTACGTGCTCTCCTTCAGCGAGGCGGTCAACGAGGAACTGCGCGGCACTGGCCTGAGCGTCACGGCGCTGTGCCCTGGCCCGGTGGACACCGGTTTTCAGGACGTGGCCACCCTGAACGAGAGCCGGTTGATGTCCGGTCTGACCCGACTGGCGGTGCTGGACGTGGAGACGGTGGCCCGGATTGGGGTGGACGCCATGTTGCGCGGGCAGGGCGTGGCTGTGGCCGGTGTCGCTAACAGGATGCAGGTTTCGGCGTTCCGGATGCTGCCCCGCGCTGTCGCCGCGCGGATTATCGCGGGCGTGCAGGCCCGGCGTGAGGCCTAG
- a CDS encoding YIP1 family protein, with protein MRGPVTSGPEVNLQDMFAQSTAVITQPSVATFERYEKRGSIQSAFIYVMVAAVVSALIAALFSFFHSDVTFFGQLFSRLITIPVQFLIFTGAVYLIGGSLFKGTGTYAEVAYTFALFFVPLSIIGTIIGIIPILGWLVSFLISLVMIYFGYLAVQSSMNLREQVPAIATLVLAGIANFAVGAVLGGLFLVGRIASGG; from the coding sequence ATGAGAGGCCCTGTCACTTCCGGCCCTGAAGTCAATCTTCAGGATATGTTCGCACAGAGTACCGCTGTGATCACCCAGCCGAGCGTGGCGACGTTCGAGCGCTATGAGAAACGCGGCAGCATTCAGAGCGCCTTTATCTACGTGATGGTGGCCGCTGTCGTCTCCGCCCTGATCGCCGCCTTATTCTCGTTCTTCCACTCGGACGTGACCTTCTTCGGGCAGCTGTTCTCGCGCCTGATCACTATCCCCGTGCAGTTCCTGATCTTTACCGGTGCCGTCTACCTGATCGGAGGCAGCCTGTTCAAGGGCACCGGCACCTATGCGGAAGTCGCCTACACCTTCGCGCTGTTCTTCGTGCCGCTAAGCATCATCGGAACCATCATCGGGATCATTCCGATTCTGGGCTGGCTGGTGTCCTTCCTGATCAGCCTGGTCATGATCTACTTCGGCTACCTGGCCGTGCAGAGCAGCATGAACCTGCGTGAACAGGTGCCCGCGATTGCCACGCTGGTGCTGGCGGGCATTGCCAATTTCGCGGTGGGGGCGGTGCTGGGCGGCCTGTTCTTGGTGGGCCGGATCGCCTCTGGCGGCTAG
- a CDS encoding transglutaminase family protein gives MRCEIRHTTEYHYPRPAWDSFNQVRLHPSNETRQSVRLFHLNVTPDAEITSHKDYFGAIVHHVHVHEHHRHLIIEAQAIVDTHAVTLPVPIPFSELRPERGRNIEFLVPSPRVPGGQWPELFGVARPGPGDDLPGFLLDLTSHLRRRFTYDPSATDVRTPLAEFAQTGHGVCQDFTHAMLGITRQLGIPARYVSGYLYSGGEMRGAEATHAWVECLIPGYGWLGYDPTNDCLALEKHIKIGHGREYSDVSPVRGTYFGGGQGKLDVAVHVYGDQ, from the coding sequence ATGCGTTGCGAAATCCGGCACACCACCGAGTACCACTATCCCAGACCCGCCTGGGACTCCTTCAACCAGGTCCGCCTGCACCCCTCTAACGAGACGCGCCAGAGCGTGCGGCTGTTCCACCTGAACGTGACGCCCGACGCCGAGATCACCTCGCACAAGGATTACTTCGGGGCCATCGTCCACCACGTTCACGTCCACGAACATCACCGCCACCTGATCATCGAGGCGCAGGCCATCGTGGACACCCACGCCGTCACGCTGCCCGTCCCGATTCCCTTCAGCGAACTGCGGCCAGAGCGAGGGCGCAACATTGAATTTCTGGTGCCCAGCCCGCGCGTGCCGGGCGGCCAGTGGCCGGAGCTGTTCGGTGTGGCCCGCCCTGGCCCTGGCGACGACCTGCCCGGCTTTCTGCTAGACCTGACCAGCCACCTGCGCCGCCGCTTCACGTACGATCCCAGTGCCACCGATGTCCGCACTCCGCTGGCCGAGTTTGCGCAGACCGGTCACGGCGTGTGCCAGGATTTCACGCACGCCATGCTGGGCATCACCCGTCAACTGGGGATTCCAGCCCGCTACGTCAGCGGCTACCTGTACAGCGGCGGCGAGATGCGTGGTGCGGAAGCCACCCACGCCTGGGTGGAATGCCTGATTCCCGGCTACGGCTGGCTTGGCTATGATCCCACCAACGACTGCCTGGCTCTGGAGAAGCACATCAAGATCGGCCACGGGCGCGAATACAGCGACGTGTCTCCGGTGCGTGGCACGTACTTTGGCGGCGGGCAGGGCAAGTTGGACGTGGCGGTACACGTCTACGGCGATCAGTAG
- a CDS encoding alpha-E domain-containing protein, with protein MLLLSRLAENLFWIGRYMERAENTARLLNVNYYAGLEVSGRAREYWTPLLELTGGEAQLRAKYGRLDARSVSSWMAFDRDNPSSIASSLARARENARGLRDRIPSEMWETLNRSYLTLCFENGDVLDRDGLFEYCTAARDASQFFFGIAFATLPRDEGWSFLRAGQTLERGDNTLRVLQSRFKDADALAARNDPAGRALQDQRWVSTLKGASANEAYRKRVQTGITPMRVTEFLLLDDYFPRSVRYSAVNLNDALEQIDRFHPGAYPEILRLSRWLVARLQYAHVTDIIERENPGIETLLEDFNRVGAAITLAYFEQE; from the coding sequence ATGCTGCTTTTATCCCGCCTGGCCGAGAACCTGTTCTGGATCGGACGCTACATGGAACGCGCGGAAAATACTGCCCGATTGCTGAACGTCAACTATTACGCGGGTCTGGAGGTCTCGGGCCGCGCCCGTGAATATTGGACGCCGCTGCTGGAACTGACCGGCGGCGAGGCGCAACTGCGTGCCAAGTATGGTCGCCTGGATGCCCGCAGCGTCAGCTCGTGGATGGCCTTTGACCGCGACAACCCGTCGAGCATTGCCAGCAGTCTGGCCCGCGCCCGCGAGAACGCCCGTGGCCTGCGTGACCGCATCCCCAGCGAGATGTGGGAGACGCTCAACCGCTCGTATCTGACGCTGTGTTTTGAGAACGGCGACGTGCTGGACCGTGACGGCCTGTTCGAGTACTGCACTGCGGCGAGGGACGCCTCGCAGTTCTTCTTCGGCATCGCGTTTGCCACCCTGCCGCGCGACGAGGGTTGGTCCTTCCTGCGCGCGGGGCAGACGCTGGAGCGCGGCGACAATACCCTGCGCGTGCTGCAAAGCCGCTTCAAGGACGCAGACGCCCTGGCCGCCCGTAACGATCCGGCGGGACGCGCCCTGCAAGACCAGCGCTGGGTCAGTACCCTGAAGGGGGCCAGCGCCAACGAGGCCTACCGCAAGCGCGTGCAGACCGGCATCACGCCCATGCGCGTCACCGAATTCCTGTTGCTCGACGACTACTTCCCGCGCAGCGTGCGCTACAGCGCCGTGAACCTGAACGACGCGCTAGAGCAGATCGACCGCTTTCACCCCGGCGCCTACCCAGAAATCCTGCGCCTGTCGCGCTGGCTGGTGGCCCGGTTGCAGTACGCCCATGTCACCGACATCATCGAGCGGGAAAACCCTGGGATCGAGACGCTGCTCGAAGACTTCAACAGGGTGGGCGCGGCGATCACCTTGGCCTACTTCGAGCAGGAATGA
- a CDS encoding circularly permuted type 2 ATP-grasp protein encodes MKYEPGDSFFDEMYTADGRVRPHYQGLEQYIDLLGVPEFQRRHGMLDLAFRNQGITFTVYGDSKGTERTFPFDPVPRIIPASEWAHVEAGLTQRVGALNHFLNDIYGDAQILNDGVIPSELVYTSAHFRREVHGVMPPGKLYTHIVGTDLIRDEKGEYLVLEDNLRSPSGVSYLLSNRDAMRRIYPRMFEGQGVRSVQHYATSLLSLLQSVSPRDNGTVVVLTPGMYNSAYFEHAYLAQQMGVELVEGRDLFVDGGRVWMRTTGGRQQVDVIYRRIDDDFIDPLAFRRDSALGVSGLIEVYRQGRVAIANAVGTGVADDKAVYAYVPDMIRYYLNEDPILNNVPTFLGTDPDHLEHIVANAASMVIKAVGEAGGYGMLIGPSATEEEVAEFVAKVRANPRDFIGQPVVGLSRHPTFYPDSGNFEGAHIDLRPYILCGKDEVTIVPGGLTRVALRRGSLVVNSSQGGGSKDTWVLDHDGPVAPQGLSQIMHGDLQGQSQTQFQGGFGTVPIDLPVPDDVVLEVMPEPEVTPAGETQETQADENTQRQSQGQTGGSSQSQAQKSYQQELEKNELEGEN; translated from the coding sequence GTGAAATATGAGCCAGGCGACAGCTTTTTTGACGAGATGTACACGGCGGACGGGCGGGTTCGGCCGCACTATCAGGGTCTGGAGCAGTACATCGACCTGCTGGGCGTTCCCGAATTCCAACGGCGACACGGCATGCTGGATCTGGCCTTCCGCAACCAGGGCATCACCTTTACCGTCTACGGCGACTCCAAGGGCACCGAGCGGACCTTTCCCTTTGATCCGGTGCCGCGCATTATCCCGGCCTCCGAGTGGGCACACGTCGAGGCGGGCCTGACCCAACGCGTGGGGGCACTGAACCACTTTCTGAACGACATCTACGGCGACGCGCAGATTCTGAACGACGGCGTCATTCCCAGCGAACTGGTCTACACCTCCGCTCACTTCCGGCGCGAGGTCCACGGGGTCATGCCGCCGGGCAAGCTGTATACCCACATCGTCGGCACAGACCTGATCCGCGACGAGAAAGGCGAGTATCTGGTGCTGGAGGACAACCTGCGCTCGCCCAGCGGCGTGTCCTACCTGCTGTCCAACCGAGACGCCATGCGCCGGATCTACCCCAGGATGTTCGAGGGCCAGGGCGTGCGTTCGGTGCAGCATTACGCCACCTCGCTGCTCTCGCTCCTGCAGTCGGTCAGCCCACGCGACAACGGCACGGTGGTGGTGCTCACCCCCGGCATGTACAACAGCGCCTACTTCGAGCACGCTTACCTCGCGCAGCAGATGGGGGTGGAACTCGTCGAGGGCCGTGACCTGTTCGTGGACGGGGGCCGGGTCTGGATGCGGACCACCGGGGGACGCCAGCAGGTGGACGTGATCTACCGCCGCATCGACGACGACTTTATCGATCCACTGGCCTTCCGCCGCGACAGCGCGCTGGGCGTGTCCGGGCTGATCGAGGTCTACCGTCAGGGCCGCGTCGCCATCGCCAACGCGGTGGGCACCGGGGTTGCCGACGACAAGGCCGTGTATGCCTACGTCCCCGACATGATCCGGTACTACCTGAACGAGGATCCGATCCTGAACAACGTTCCCACCTTCCTGGGCACCGATCCCGACCATCTGGAACACATCGTCGCCAACGCCGCCAGTATGGTGATCAAGGCGGTGGGGGAGGCCGGGGGCTACGGCATGCTGATCGGCCCCTCGGCGACCGAGGAGGAAGTGGCCGAATTCGTGGCCAAGGTCAGGGCCAACCCGCGCGACTTTATCGGGCAGCCGGTGGTGGGCCTGTCGCGCCACCCGACGTTCTACCCGGACAGCGGCAACTTCGAGGGCGCGCATATCGACCTGCGCCCGTACATCCTGTGCGGCAAGGACGAGGTCACCATCGTGCCGGGGGGCCTGACGCGTGTCGCGTTGCGCCGCGGTAGCCTGGTGGTCAATTCCTCGCAGGGGGGCGGCAGCAAGGACACCTGGGTGCTGGACCACGACGGCCCGGTGGCTCCGCAGGGCCTGAGCCAGATCATGCACGGTGACCTGCAGGGCCAGTCCCAGACGCAGTTCCAGGGAGGATTCGGTACGGTGCCTATCGACCTGCCTGTGCCCGACGACGTGGTGCTGGAGGTCATGCCGGAACCCGAGGTCACGCCCGCCGGAGAGACTCAGGAGACGCAGGCCGACGAGAACACCCAGCGCCAGTCGCAGGGGCAAACTGGCGGCAGTTCGCAGTCGCAGGCTCAGAAGTCGTACCAGCAGGAGCTGGAGAAAAATGAGCTGGAAGGGGAGAACTGA
- the plsX gene encoding phosphate acyltransferase PlsX — translation MSAETRSPIASLPIALDAAGGDSGAAPNVEGAVRAARAGVSVLLVGERVALHAELGKFQGSAALPIEIVDASDVIGMDEHASDVRSRTGASINVCTRLVKEGQAAAAVSMGHSGATMASALLTFGRIRGVERPAILTHLPARGGMTTLLDAGANADVKASYFAQWARLATVYLKVLEDQENPTVGLLSIGEEDHKGSALVLEAHALLRGLHGQGINFHGNVEGRDIFLGTTDIVVTDGFTGNVVLKLAEGEAKVMFGWIKDALNSGLKSRLGGLLARGSLRGLAERMDPSTYGASILIGVKGLAFIGHGSADATAVKNALLRAARAYEGRLLPRLEAAFGEQGISAPVAR, via the coding sequence ATGAGCGCTGAGACTCGTTCCCCCATTGCCAGCCTGCCCATCGCGCTGGATGCGGCGGGCGGGGACAGCGGCGCGGCGCCAAACGTGGAAGGCGCGGTTCGGGCGGCGCGGGCCGGGGTCAGCGTCCTGCTGGTGGGCGAACGCGTCGCCTTGCACGCCGAGCTGGGCAAGTTTCAGGGCAGCGCGGCCCTGCCGATTGAGATTGTGGACGCCAGTGACGTGATTGGCATGGACGAGCATGCCAGTGACGTGAGGAGCCGCACCGGCGCCAGCATCAACGTGTGCACTCGGCTGGTCAAGGAGGGTCAGGCGGCCGCCGCCGTCAGCATGGGCCACAGCGGCGCGACGATGGCCTCGGCGCTGCTGACCTTCGGGCGGATCAGGGGGGTCGAGCGTCCGGCCATCCTGACCCACCTGCCTGCTCGCGGCGGCATGACCACGCTGCTGGACGCGGGAGCCAACGCGGACGTCAAGGCCAGCTACTTTGCCCAGTGGGCCAGGCTGGCCACCGTATACCTGAAGGTGCTGGAAGACCAGGAAAACCCCACAGTGGGCCTGCTATCCATCGGCGAGGAGGATCACAAGGGCAGCGCGCTGGTGCTCGAGGCGCACGCTCTGCTGCGCGGGCTGCACGGCCAGGGGATCAATTTCCACGGCAATGTGGAGGGCCGCGACATCTTCCTGGGCACCACCGATATCGTCGTCACCGATGGCTTTACCGGCAACGTGGTGCTCAAGCTGGCTGAGGGCGAGGCCAAGGTGATGTTCGGCTGGATCAAGGACGCCCTCAACAGCGGCCTGAAGAGCAGGCTGGGCGGCCTGCTGGCGCGCGGTTCGCTCCGCGGCCTGGCCGAGCGCATGGACCCCAGCACCTACGGGGCCAGCATCCTGATCGGCGTGAAGGGACTGGCCTTTATCGGTCACGGCAGCGCCGATGCCACCGCCGTCAAGAATGCCCTGCTGCGCGCCGCCCGCGCCTATGAGGGCAGGCTGCTGCCGCGCCTGGAAGCGGCTTTCGGGGAGCAGGGGATCTCAGCCCCCGTGGCCAGGTAA